In Mastigocladopsis repens PCC 10914, a single window of DNA contains:
- a CDS encoding radical SAM protein, giving the protein MAPLVANYYLTYRCNARCHFCNIWTLEPGKEADFETIKNNLKDLRRLGVKYVDFTGGEPLLRPDVNQIYTEAKRQGFQTSITTNTILYPKKAREIQGLVDYLNFSLDGGDAETHDQSRGVKIFDTLVESVEIAKSLGEYPVLNHTVTAQNYHRLEEVGELGKKLGVRVWLNPAFTAHEHYNSNKNPTPEMVAAIEATGKKYNNVGYNRAALAFIEAGGNDTKNPRCKAVDAVIAISPNDELLLPCYHFAQTGIPINGRLYELYRESEEVEQYRQSQGKLKVCEGCTVWCYLLPSFFMGVDKYWWLNYVTYASEFLARKRFLQRA; this is encoded by the coding sequence ATGGCTCCACTGGTTGCAAACTATTACTTGACCTACCGCTGTAATGCCAGATGTCATTTTTGTAACATCTGGACATTAGAACCGGGAAAGGAAGCTGATTTTGAAACAATCAAAAATAATTTGAAGGATTTACGCCGCTTGGGAGTCAAGTATGTGGACTTCACAGGTGGTGAACCACTTCTACGTCCTGATGTCAATCAGATTTATACAGAGGCGAAACGTCAGGGTTTTCAAACCAGTATCACAACGAACACAATTTTGTATCCGAAGAAAGCTAGGGAAATTCAGGGATTAGTAGACTATTTGAATTTCTCCCTGGATGGTGGGGATGCAGAAACTCATGATCAGTCTCGAGGAGTCAAAATTTTTGACACTTTGGTGGAGTCGGTTGAAATTGCAAAGTCTTTAGGAGAATACCCCGTACTCAACCACACCGTTACCGCTCAGAATTATCATCGCCTTGAAGAAGTTGGAGAATTAGGTAAAAAACTTGGTGTTCGGGTTTGGTTGAATCCCGCCTTTACAGCACACGAACACTACAACTCGAATAAGAATCCCACCCCGGAAATGGTAGCGGCAATCGAAGCAACTGGGAAGAAATATAACAATGTCGGGTACAATAGGGCTGCACTGGCTTTTATTGAGGCTGGGGGCAATGATACTAAAAATCCCCGTTGTAAAGCGGTGGATGCTGTCATTGCTATTTCTCCTAATGACGAACTGCTGCTACCTTGCTACCACTTCGCCCAAACGGGAATTCCCATTAATGGGCGACTTTACGAGCTATATCGCGAGTCTGAGGAGGTAGAACAATACCGCCAATCTCAAGGTAAGCTCAAAGTATGTGAAGGTTGTACTGTTTGGTGTTACTTGTTACCCAGCTTCTTTATGGGTGTAGACAAATACTGGTGGTTGAATTACGTAACCTATGCCAGCGAATTCCTGGCCCGAAAACGATTCTTACAACGAGCTTGA
- a CDS encoding O-acetyl-ADP-ribose deacetylase, with protein sequence MENKISVIQGDITQLQVDVIVNAANNTLLGGGGVDGAIHRVAGPELLEECRKLDGCDTGQAKITKGYNLPAKFVIHAVGPVWEGGNSGEDELLAQCYGNSLALAVENGVKTIAFPAISTGVYRFPLERATKIAVSEVNKFLHSKNYLEQVIFVCFGQKAYDCYLQVMREMTQS encoded by the coding sequence ATGGAAAACAAAATTTCTGTTATCCAAGGCGATATTACCCAGCTACAGGTGGATGTTATTGTGAATGCTGCTAATAACACCCTTTTGGGAGGAGGCGGTGTAGATGGTGCGATACACCGTGTGGCAGGTCCAGAACTTTTGGAAGAGTGTCGCAAGTTGGATGGATGCGATACTGGGCAAGCAAAGATAACCAAAGGTTATAACCTTCCAGCCAAGTTCGTCATTCACGCCGTTGGTCCGGTGTGGGAAGGTGGGAATTCTGGAGAAGATGAGTTGTTGGCACAGTGTTATGGCAACAGTTTAGCCTTAGCAGTCGAAAACGGGGTTAAAACTATTGCTTTTCCAGCCATTAGCACAGGCGTATATCGTTTTCCTTTGGAACGTGCCACTAAAATTGCTGTCAGTGAAGTTAATAAGTTTTTACACAGCAAGAATTATTTAGAACAAGTCATTTTCGTTTGTTTTGGGCAAAAAGCCTACGATTGCTACTTGCAGGTGATGCGAGAAATGACTCAAAGCTAG
- the ebsA gene encoding type IV pilus biogenesis protein EbsA, translating to MSFEQLQPATQQQASVYLPYIQGSKRNFLPYAISLYQKGVLEGHRKIESSDNIPFVATWNVATLPSDLTRCRMQFDGNAELSYELMMASFEFIIYLIELIENYKRSRVTDFSQTFYRKMLRIED from the coding sequence ATGTCTTTCGAGCAACTCCAACCCGCCACTCAACAACAAGCAAGCGTCTACTTGCCTTACATTCAAGGTAGTAAGCGCAATTTCTTACCCTATGCGATTAGTCTCTATCAAAAGGGCGTTTTGGAGGGACACCGCAAGATAGAAAGCAGTGATAATATTCCCTTTGTTGCAACTTGGAATGTTGCAACTCTACCCTCAGACTTAACTCGTTGCCGAATGCAGTTTGATGGCAACGCGGAATTGAGCTATGAACTGATGATGGCAAGCTTCGAGTTTATTATTTATTTAATTGAACTTATAGAAAATTATAAGCGTTCCCGCGTCACCGATTTTTCCCAAACGTTTTACCGCAAGATGCTGCGTATCGAGGATTAA
- a CDS encoding homospermidine biosynthesis protein, whose product MSKQLGKKIAPAPMSTDIGVVDLIDHYFTAYNSARLREICHLLSRDVLTEGVTVGVSLSGAMTPAGFGVSALAPLIRNGFIDWMISTGANLYHDMHYGLGFELFAGNPFLDDVKLRQQGTIRIYDIIFGYDVLLETDAFIRKILQAEPFQKRMGTAEFHYLLGKYVREVEKQLGVKHSCLLATAYECGVPIYTSSPGDSSIGMNVAALSLEGSKLMLDPAIDVNETAAIAYGAREIGGKSAAVIIGGGSPKNFLLQTQPQIHEVLGLEERGHDYFIQFTDARPDTGGLSGATPSEAVSWGKIDPDELPSTIVCYTDSTIALPLVTAYVLNQCQPRALKRLYDKREQMLDKLRTDYLAAKTQPVDKIPDAVAQSTPPQEVATYPVGRLIPNTGGGE is encoded by the coding sequence ATGTCAAAACAGCTGGGTAAAAAAATCGCACCTGCACCGATGTCAACTGATATCGGGGTCGTGGATTTGATTGACCATTACTTCACCGCTTACAATTCAGCACGGTTGCGAGAGATATGTCATCTCCTCAGCCGAGATGTCCTCACCGAAGGCGTAACGGTAGGAGTCAGTCTTTCTGGTGCGATGACACCAGCAGGATTCGGGGTTTCTGCGCTGGCACCGCTGATCCGCAACGGATTTATTGACTGGATGATTAGCACTGGCGCTAATCTTTACCACGATATGCACTATGGACTAGGTTTTGAACTCTTCGCTGGCAATCCGTTTTTGGATGATGTGAAGCTGCGCCAGCAAGGCACTATCCGCATTTATGACATCATCTTTGGCTACGATGTGCTGTTGGAAACAGATGCTTTCATCCGTAAAATTTTGCAAGCAGAACCATTCCAAAAACGGATGGGAACTGCGGAATTTCATTATCTACTCGGCAAGTATGTCCGCGAGGTAGAAAAGCAACTGGGGGTTAAGCATTCCTGCCTGCTAGCTACAGCTTATGAGTGTGGGGTTCCAATTTATACATCATCACCTGGCGATAGTTCTATTGGGATGAATGTCGCTGCATTGTCATTGGAAGGTTCCAAGTTGATGTTAGATCCTGCAATTGATGTTAATGAGACGGCAGCCATTGCGTACGGTGCGCGAGAAATAGGAGGCAAGAGTGCAGCTGTCATTATTGGTGGCGGCAGTCCCAAAAACTTTTTGCTCCAAACACAACCGCAAATTCATGAAGTCCTAGGACTAGAAGAAAGAGGACACGATTACTTTATCCAGTTCACCGATGCCCGTCCAGATACTGGGGGTTTATCTGGAGCAACACCCTCGGAAGCCGTTAGTTGGGGTAAGATTGACCCAGATGAGTTACCTAGTACAATCGTTTGTTATACCGATAGCACAATTGCACTGCCGTTAGTGACAGCTTATGTCTTAAACCAGTGTCAGCCTCGTGCTCTAAAGCGGTTGTATGATAAGCGAGAACAGATGCTAGACAAGCTGCGGACAGACTATTTAGCAGCTAAAACCCAACCAGTCGATAAAATACCAGATGCTGTGGCTCAAAGCACTCCTCCTCAAGAAGTCGCAACTTATCCTGTAGGTAGGCTGATTCCTAATACGGGAGGCGGAGAGTAA
- a CDS encoding glycosyltransferase yields MPANSWPENDSYNELDPLNSLFCDLSTSEEELEEETPHSMTLPSRFQGRRRKAALVLTMVWSGTIALHLVSWGTLFVLGLTTILGFHALVLVFARPKRYPEQVQGDLPSVSVLVAAKNEEAVIGRLVKSLCSLEYPDEQYEVWVIDDNSTDRTPQLLAELAQEYENLKVLRRKPDAGGGKSGALNQVLPLTKGEILAVFDADAQVPPDLLLRVIPLFQRENVGAVQVRKAIANAKENFWTKGQAAEMAFDTFMQHRRTVIGGIGELRGNGQFVRRQALLRCDGWNEETITDDLDLTFRLHLDNWDIECVFNPAVEEEGVTNAIALWHQRNRWAEGGYQRYLDYWDLILKNRMGTRKTWDLFLFTLIMYILPTAAVPDLVMAIARHRPPILSPVSGLTVTMSMAGMFSGLRRIRQKQEFQLSTYLLLLLQTLRGNLYMLHWMVVMSSTTARMSIRPKRLKWVKTVHQGKE; encoded by the coding sequence ATGCCAGCGAATTCCTGGCCCGAAAACGATTCTTACAACGAGCTTGATCCGCTCAACTCCCTCTTTTGTGACCTATCCACGTCAGAAGAGGAGTTAGAGGAGGAGACACCCCACTCAATGACTCTTCCATCCCGGTTTCAAGGTCGTAGACGCAAAGCCGCTCTCGTTTTGACAATGGTCTGGAGTGGTACGATCGCCCTGCATTTAGTTTCGTGGGGTACATTGTTTGTACTGGGACTGACGACCATCCTAGGATTTCACGCCTTAGTGTTGGTGTTTGCCCGACCAAAACGTTACCCGGAACAAGTACAGGGAGATTTGCCATCTGTATCCGTGTTGGTGGCAGCTAAAAATGAAGAGGCGGTCATTGGCAGATTAGTCAAGAGCCTTTGTAGTTTGGAATACCCAGATGAACAGTACGAAGTTTGGGTGATTGATGATAACAGCACCGACAGGACGCCCCAGTTGCTGGCAGAACTGGCGCAGGAATACGAGAATCTGAAGGTACTGCGGCGAAAGCCAGACGCTGGCGGAGGAAAATCCGGAGCGTTGAATCAGGTGCTACCGCTGACAAAAGGGGAAATTTTAGCGGTGTTTGATGCTGATGCCCAGGTGCCACCAGACTTGCTACTACGTGTCATACCGTTGTTTCAACGGGAAAACGTGGGCGCGGTGCAGGTGCGAAAGGCGATCGCCAACGCCAAAGAAAATTTCTGGACAAAAGGTCAAGCGGCAGAAATGGCATTTGATACATTTATGCAGCATCGACGGACTGTCATTGGTGGTATTGGCGAGTTGCGGGGTAATGGTCAATTTGTCCGGCGACAAGCGCTTTTGCGTTGCGATGGCTGGAATGAAGAAACCATTACCGATGATTTGGATCTGACGTTTCGCCTGCATTTAGATAACTGGGATATTGAGTGCGTATTTAACCCAGCGGTCGAAGAAGAAGGCGTGACAAATGCCATTGCCCTCTGGCATCAGCGTAACCGTTGGGCAGAAGGCGGATATCAGAGGTATTTAGATTACTGGGATCTGATTCTCAAAAACCGCATGGGTACGCGCAAAACCTGGGATTTATTCCTGTTTACCCTGATCATGTACATCCTACCCACAGCGGCGGTGCCAGATTTAGTGATGGCGATCGCACGACATCGTCCACCAATTTTAAGTCCAGTTTCTGGCTTAACGGTGACAATGTCAATGGCGGGGATGTTTAGTGGTCTGCGTCGGATACGTCAAAAACAGGAATTCCAACTGTCTACCTATCTTCTGCTGCTGCTCCAGACCTTGCGTGGCAATTTATATATGCTCCACTGGATGGTGGTCATGAGTAGCACCACCGCTCGGATGTCAATACGACCAAAGCGGTTGAAATGGGTGAAAACAGTACATCAAGGTAAAGAATGA
- a CDS encoding DNA polymerase III subunit gamma/tau, with protein MSYEPLHHKYRPKSFAELVGQEAIATTLTNAIRAAKIAPAYLFTGPRGTGKTSSARILAKSLNCLKNDKPTPQPCGVCDVCQGITKGYSLDVIEIDAASNTGVDNIRELIERAQFAPVQCRYKVYVVDECHMLSTAAFNALLKTLEEPPKHVVFVLATTDPQRVLPTIISRCQRFDFRRIDLEAMVKHLSHIAYKENINITLEAITMVAQLAQGGLRDAESLLDQLSLLSAEVTPDRVWDLVGSVSERDLLLLLNAIASNNPENVLDYTRKILDRGREPLIILQNLAGFYRDLLIAKTAPSRNDLVACTPQTWEALIDFAQEFDMSTILAGQQHLRTAEVQLKNTTQPRLWLEVTLLGLLPSASISVQQNGKGAIPPKISPSVRTEQRTATSRETPPSENNLKPVKEVTSQQTPTVSPTPPTSTPPEPPPKVEAASSVSQTEEMTEVTQYELTQVWQQVLANLQPISRRELLRQMCHLIEFDGVVARVAIKQAWYKQVQSDQSKIVAAFKETFKCDIKINLELATSSTSIPPQTSPHKKPTTPSTTPSSYEPPPAPSPEIPTPKTPTTKTSNTTNGAVVSTSDTANRSTTPSTPQPPASNAHWAVDEVEAAAQRLAQFFDGEIIRFTDDAERLDSTTTSEWVEDSEADDEF; from the coding sequence ATGTCTTACGAACCCCTGCACCACAAGTATCGCCCAAAGAGTTTTGCTGAACTCGTGGGGCAAGAGGCGATCGCTACCACCCTCACCAATGCTATCCGGGCTGCCAAAATCGCCCCTGCCTACTTGTTCACAGGTCCTAGGGGTACGGGCAAAACCTCCAGCGCTCGCATTTTGGCAAAATCGCTTAATTGTCTTAAAAATGACAAACCCACACCTCAACCCTGCGGCGTGTGTGATGTTTGTCAGGGAATCACTAAGGGCTATTCTTTAGATGTTATTGAAATTGACGCGGCAAGTAACACTGGTGTCGATAATATCCGTGAGCTTATAGAAAGGGCGCAATTTGCTCCCGTACAGTGTCGGTATAAGGTTTACGTGGTTGATGAGTGCCATATGCTCAGTACAGCAGCGTTTAATGCGCTACTAAAGACCCTCGAAGAACCACCGAAACACGTTGTCTTTGTACTAGCGACAACCGACCCGCAACGAGTCTTGCCAACTATCATTTCTCGATGTCAACGCTTCGACTTCCGCAGAATAGATTTAGAGGCGATGGTAAAGCATTTGAGTCATATCGCCTACAAAGAAAATATTAATATTACCCTCGAAGCCATAACCATGGTAGCCCAACTCGCTCAGGGAGGATTGCGGGATGCAGAAAGTCTGCTTGACCAGTTAAGTTTATTGTCAGCAGAAGTCACACCAGACAGAGTTTGGGATTTAGTTGGTTCGGTCAGCGAACGCGATTTGCTCTTACTGTTGAATGCGATCGCCTCTAACAACCCTGAAAATGTTCTAGACTATACCCGTAAAATCCTAGATCGCGGTCGGGAACCTCTGATTATTCTCCAGAATCTCGCTGGCTTCTACCGGGATTTACTCATTGCTAAAACTGCACCCAGCCGCAACGATTTGGTTGCTTGCACTCCCCAAACTTGGGAAGCGCTGATTGATTTTGCCCAAGAGTTTGACATGAGTACAATTTTGGCGGGACAGCAACACTTACGAACCGCCGAAGTGCAACTGAAAAACACCACACAACCGCGTCTGTGGTTAGAAGTCACATTGCTAGGATTGTTACCCTCAGCCAGTATTTCTGTTCAGCAAAATGGCAAAGGCGCAATTCCACCAAAGATTTCACCATCTGTAAGAACTGAACAAAGGACAGCGACAAGCCGCGAAACACCACCATCAGAAAATAATCTAAAACCTGTCAAAGAAGTCACAAGCCAACAAACACCTACAGTATCCCCCACTCCCCCTACCTCCACTCCCCCAGAACCACCTCCTAAAGTAGAAGCAGCATCCTCAGTATCCCAAACAGAGGAAATGACTGAGGTCACACAATATGAATTAACCCAGGTTTGGCAGCAAGTGCTTGCCAATCTCCAGCCAATCTCAAGACGAGAGCTACTGCGCCAAATGTGTCATCTTATAGAATTTGATGGCGTTGTCGCTCGTGTTGCTATTAAACAAGCATGGTATAAACAAGTACAATCAGACCAGTCTAAAATAGTAGCAGCGTTTAAAGAAACTTTCAAATGTGATATTAAGATAAACCTGGAATTAGCAACCTCATCAACTTCTATCCCACCTCAAACTTCTCCGCACAAGAAGCCCACGACTCCTTCTACTACTCCTTCTAGTTACGAACCGCCTCCTGCGCCTTCTCCTGAAATTCCCACACCCAAAACACCGACCACAAAAACTTCAAATACAACGAATGGTGCTGTGGTCTCAACTTCAGACACGGCAAATCGCAGTACTACACCATCCACACCTCAACCTCCAGCTAGTAACGCTCATTGGGCAGTTGATGAAGTTGAAGCCGCAGCGCAACGTTTGGCACAATTCTTTGATGGAGAAATCATCCGATTTACAGACGATGCAGAAAGACTTGACTCTACAACCACATCGGAGTGGGTAGAAGATTCAGAAGCTGATGATGAATTTTAA
- a CDS encoding phosphotransacetylase family protein has protein sequence MPKFAKYLLIGSTEAYCGKSATVLGLSYQLQHKGLDIAYGKPLGTSLSESSGCVVEEDVQFIAHSLNLPKNHVVPTMVTLNEATVQKRLQGLDKTDYQKSLAQQYSQMLFGDLVLLEGPGNLDEGSLFNLSLLQVAEVVDAAVLLVARYKSLLSVEALLSAKQRMGDRLVGIVINDIPLEKRQAVNTTIRPFLEQQSIPVLGMLPKSDLLRSVSVRELAHQLNAEVLCCNDRLDLMVESLAIGAMNVNAAVKYFGMRRNMAVVTGGDRVEIQQAALETSTQCLILTGQLPPAPFILSRAEELEIPMLSVDLDTLTTVEIIDRTFGTVRVHEPIKVECIRHLMAKHFDIDRLLALLDLSPAAALS, from the coding sequence GTGCCAAAATTTGCTAAATATTTGTTAATTGGATCTACGGAAGCTTACTGCGGTAAATCTGCAACAGTCCTGGGTTTGTCTTATCAACTACAGCACAAAGGACTGGATATTGCCTATGGCAAACCGCTAGGTACATCTTTGAGTGAATCTAGTGGATGCGTGGTTGAGGAAGATGTCCAATTCATTGCTCATAGCCTCAACCTACCAAAAAACCATGTTGTACCCACTATGGTGACTTTAAATGAAGCCACTGTGCAAAAACGTTTGCAAGGGCTAGACAAGACCGATTATCAAAAGTCCCTAGCGCAGCAATATTCGCAAATGCTCTTTGGCGACCTGGTGTTGCTTGAGGGTCCTGGTAATTTGGATGAAGGCAGCTTATTTAATTTATCTTTACTGCAAGTCGCTGAGGTGGTGGATGCTGCTGTGCTTTTGGTAGCCCGTTACAAGTCACTCCTTTCAGTTGAAGCGCTATTATCTGCCAAGCAGCGTATGGGCGATCGCTTGGTTGGTATTGTTATCAACGATATTCCTCTAGAAAAACGACAAGCTGTTAACACCACTATCCGTCCGTTTCTAGAACAGCAAAGCATTCCGGTGCTAGGGATGTTGCCAAAAAGTGATTTATTACGTAGTGTTAGCGTTCGCGAATTGGCACACCAGTTAAACGCAGAAGTTCTCTGCTGCAACGATCGCCTGGATTTAATGGTGGAAAGTTTGGCAATTGGCGCGATGAATGTCAACGCAGCGGTGAAGTACTTTGGTATGCGCCGGAATATGGCAGTGGTGACAGGGGGCGATCGCGTAGAAATTCAGCAAGCTGCTTTGGAAACTTCTACCCAATGCTTAATTCTCACCGGACAATTGCCTCCCGCCCCTTTCATTCTCAGTCGTGCTGAAGAACTAGAAATCCCCATGTTATCAGTTGACTTGGATACCCTAACGACTGTGGAAATTATTGACCGCACTTTTGGTACAGTTCGTGTCCACGAACCTATTAAAGTTGAGTGTATTCGTCATCTCATGGCTAAACATTTTGATATTGACCGCTTGCTCGCTTTACTTGATTTAAGTCCGGCTGCGGCACTGTCTTAA